In Zingiber officinale cultivar Zhangliang chromosome 8B, Zo_v1.1, whole genome shotgun sequence, a single genomic region encodes these proteins:
- the LOC122016017 gene encoding auxin-responsive protein IAA25-like, which yields MRSTMKSSTQFKLDHPPRQEEGSLKFELLPSQADLSLANHGLELSLGITSSTTASGTTTTSSKATCKTWAISPLPETLLHNGFIHPWSLAARQHKAVLEQLAHRKHDRTTTSSPPSSSSSSLLPRVDGSLLLPVVGWPPVKAHRKNNVDTLNLWKFDHEMKESKSDPKRLKLKEMNDKAQSVFVKVKMEGYSVGRKVNIKAHDGYRSLLRALSKLFHNFLSVNYSKKFEDQSEEDFSDDFILLYEDNEGDQMLVGDIPWELFITSVKKLFIVQNSNKAVHAGEPKEPT from the exons ATGAGATCTACCATGAAGTCTAGTACCCAATTCAAACTTGATCACCCTCCGAGGCAAGAGGAGGGAAGCTTAAAATTTGAACTTCTCCCTTCTCAAGCCGATCTCTCATTGGCAAACCATGGCCTCGAACTCAGCCTAGGCATCACTAGTTCTACTACTGCTTCAGGCACAACTACAACCAGCAGCAAAGCTACTTGCAAGACATGGGCGATCTCCCCGTTACCTGAAACACTACTCCACAATGGATTCATTCATCCATGGAGCCTTGCCGCTCGCCAACACAAGGCAGTCTTGGAGCAATTAGCCCACCGAAAGCACGACCGCACTACGACCAGTTCTCCACCCTCATCGTCGTCGTCTTCCCTCTTACCAAG GGTTGATGGATCATTGTTGCTTCCGGTTGTCGGTTGGCCGCCGGTAAAAGCTCATCGAAAGAACAATGTAGACACTCTAAACCTGTGGAAGTTTGATCATGAGATGAAAGAAAGCAAAAGTGACCCGAAAAGACTGAAGTTGAAGGAGATGAATGACAAGGCTCAATCAGTGTTTGTGAAAGTGAAGATGGAAGGATACAGTGTCGGTCGAAAGGTCAACATTAAGGCTCACGATGGCTATCGATCGCTTTTGCGTGCCCTCAGTAAATTGTTTCATAACTTCCTCTCTG TCAATTATTCAAAAAAGTTTGAGGATCAAAGTGAAGAGGATTTCAGTGATGACTTCATTCTTCTCTACGAGGATAATGAGGGGGATCAGATGCTTGTTGGTGATATCCCTTGGGA gTTGTTTATCACTTCAGTTAAAAAACTTTTTATTGTTCAAAATTCAAACAAGGCAGTTCATGCAG GAGAGCCAAAGGAACCCACTTGA
- the LOC122013646 gene encoding uncharacterized protein LOC122013646, with product MSLVLRCLDDSTGTAKVEEYWVEFLKVDDTSGLGLSSELMNVLIRGGLDIDDIRGKGYDNGSNMSGIHKGVQKRLLEINPRTFYTACGCHSLNLTLVDMVECYPKAKSLFGVVQRIYTLFSSSTKRWTIFKDKVSGLTVKPLSHTRWKSHVESVKAIKEQIVHIRDALLDLAEVAEDSKTKSDAETLALYDLENFEFLLGIVIRYNLLQAINIMSKFIQSEDMDINIAINLLQGLDQFLDEFRE from the coding sequence ATGTCTCTAGTGCTACGATGCTTGGATGATTCAACAGGGACAGCAAAAGTAGAAGAATATTGGGTTGAGTTTTTGAAGGTGGATGACACATCAGGTCTTGGGTTATCAAGTGAACTTATGAATGTGTTAATTAGAGGTGGGCTTGACATTGATGACATAAGAGGAAAGGGGTATGACAATGGATCTAACATGAGTGGAATACACAAAGGCGTACAAAAAAGATTGCTTGAAATAAATCCTAGAACTTTTTATACAGCATgtggttgtcatagtcttaatttgaCCTTAGTTGATATGGTGGAATGCTATCCTAAAGCCAAGTCATTATTTGGAGTGGTGCAACGCATCTACACATTGTTTTCTTCCTCTACAAAGAGATGGACAATTTTTAAAGATAAGGTGTCTGGTTTGACTGTTAAGCCATTGTCACATACCCGTTGGAAAAGTCATGTTGAAAGTGTGAAAGCCATAAAAGAGCAAATTGTACATATAAGAGATGCTTTACTTGACTTGGCAGAAGTTGCTGAAGATTCTAAAACAAAGAGTGATGCTGAGACCTTAGCCCTATATGATCTTGAGAATTTTGAGTTCTTGCTTGGAATAGTAATCAGGTATAACTTGCTACAAGCAATAAATATCATGAGTAAGTTTATTCAATCTGAAGATATGGATATTAATATTGCGATCAATCTATTACAAGGGCTTGATCAatttcttgatgagtttagagaaTAA
- the LOC122016016 gene encoding far upstream element-binding protein 1-like, which yields MADSEVQLAVDQAAAEEVKSSPGVKVDGYSAAADETVTVGESHKRKIEDPEFRDVGEETPLKKQEVATDFPALAAADDPRSGEGDIPEADVVQTDDTENDNHKVEVSEAAEVKTDNQMQREDAEVNDAVASDTGKELQELETKPEENGKVLPEENVESVDAPSADAVITTRKIEVPNNKVGVLIGKSGETIRYLQYNSGAKIQITRDAEADPSSNCRPVELIGSLDSVNRAEKLVKDVIAEAEAGGSPSLVARGFGTLQSGGEQFEITVPNEKVGIIIGKGGETIKNLQTRSGARIQLIPQHLPEGDASKERIVRVTGDQRQIESAKQMIKEVMNQAPRPSPLSGYNQQSYRHRGSNSQPHWGAQANSPAQPAGFEYQQRGTYPPSQSVQYPQPYGGYSQQFAPQGGFSNNAGWDQRSSASAHNAPSSGYDYYGHSGFPSRTQTPMANPMSGPSPAPMNYGQSQPPNYGHSAPYGHPTPTQQNYGQGYNDPRYDTQAPGQQFYNQQTMGSQSNIYGQGTAPQSGYSQQPSYNKQAYGAPQEGPTYGMPPRGNQLGDPTYQGHAPSYGSAPQQYPYGSNAASQSVPAYNQTYGPVSGAVDGYAQTTSATFGQAPGYPQPTASQPSGYGQYPTPQPGYSDPAAGNTNYGYHGGSAEAAYSSNAPASGYGAPPDAGSQPGYAQQPANPPGYQYDSTAPYAHH from the exons ATGGCGGATTCCGAAGTGCAGTTGGCTGTTGATCAGGCCGCCGCAGAAGAAGTCAAGTCTTCGCCAGGAGTGAAAGTCGACGGATACAGCGCCGCAGCCGACGAGACCGTAACTGTCGGCGAAAGCCACAAGCGGAAAATTGAGGATCCGGAGTTCCGTGACGTCGGTGAAGAGACGCCGCTCAAGAAGCAAGAAGTCGCAACCGATTTCCCCGCCCTAGCTGCCGCCGACGACCCTAGATCGGGCGAGGGAGATATCCCCGAAG CGGATGTCGTACAAACGGACGATACAGAAAATGACAACCATAAGGTAGAGGTGTCTGAGGCCGCTGAAGTGAAAACCGATAACCAGATGCAACGTGAAGATGCAGAAGTCAATG ATGCCGTTGCTTCTGACACCGGCAAAGAGTTACAAGAATTGGAAACTAAACCAGAAGAAAATGGTAAGGTTCTGCCTGAAGAAAATGTCGAGAGTGTCGATGCACCTTCAGCAGATGCAGTCATAACAACTCGTAAAATTGAAGTGCCTAACAATAAG GTTGGTGTTCTTATTGGGAAATCTGGTGAGACAATAAGATACCTGCAATACAACTCAGGTGCTAAAATTCAGATAACAAGAGATGCTGAAGCTGATCCAAGCTCTAATTGTCGGCCAGTGGAACTAATTGGGTCCCTGGACAGCGTTAACAGGGCTGAGAAACTCGTAAAGGATGTCATTGCTGAG GCTGAGGCTGGTGGTTCACCATCCCTTGTGGCCAGAGGTTTTGGTACTTTACAATCTGGTGGAGAACAGTTTGAAATTACAGTGCCAAATGAGAAG GTAGGTATAATCATAGGCAAGGGTGGTGAGACTATTAAAAATCTACAAACTAGATCTGGTGCTCGAATACAG TTAATTCCACAACATCTACCTGAGGGTGATGCATCAAAAGAAAGAATTGTTCGTGTAACTGGAGACCAAAGACAAATTGAATCTGCCAAACAAATGATCAAGGAAGTAATGAATCAG GCACCTAGACCATCACCTCTATCAGGTTACAACCAACAAAGTTATCGTCATCGCGGTTCAAATTCTCAGCCCCATTGGGGAGCTCAGGCAAATTCTCCAGCACAACCTGCAGGCTTTGAGTACCAGCAACGAGGTACATACCCACCATCACAGTCAGTTCAGTACCCTCAACCTTATGGTGGCTACTCGCAGCAGTTTGCTCCACAAGGTGGCTTTAGCAATAATGCTGGTTGGGACCAGAGATCATCAGCCTCTGCTCATAATGCTCCAAGTAGCGGATATGATTATTATGGCCACAGTGGTTTTCCTTCAAGAACACAAACACCGATGGCCAATCCGATGTCTGGGCCATCTCCTGCACCTATGAACTATGGGCAGTCTCAACCTCCAAATTATGGGCATTCTGCTCCCTATGGGCATCCAACTCCTACACAACAAAACTATGGTCAAGGATATAATGACCCCCGATATGATACTCAAGCACCAGGTCAGCAATTTTATAACCAGCAGACTATGGGATCTCAATCAAATATCTATGGCCAAGGAACTGCTCCCCAGTCTGGTTACAGCCAACAACCATCATATAACAAGCAAGCTTATGGTGCACCTCAGGAGGGACCTACTTATGGTATGCCACCACGAGGAAACCAACTTGGAGATCCAACTTATCAGGGTCATGCACCATCATATGGATCTGCTCCTCAGCAATATCCTTATGGATCCAATGCAGCTTCTCAATCAGTGCCTGCTTACAATCAGACTTATGGACCTGTATCTGGTGCTGTAGATGGGTACGCTCAGACAACATCGGCAACTTTTGGACAAGCACCGGGATACCCTCAACCAACAGCCTCACAACCTTCTGGTTATGGACAGTACCCCACACCCCAACCAGGTTACAGCGACCCTGCTGCAGGTAATACTAATTATGGGTATCATGGTGGTTCTGCAGAAGCAGCTTACAGCAGTAACGCCCCAGCTTCAGGTTATGGTGCTCCACCAGATGCAGGCAGCCAGCCAGGTTACGCTCAGCAGCCAGCAAATCCACCTGGGTATCAGTACGATTCTACTGCTCCATATGCTCATCACTGA